In one Nicotiana sylvestris chromosome 8, ASM39365v2, whole genome shotgun sequence genomic region, the following are encoded:
- the LOC104243678 gene encoding LOW QUALITY PROTEIN: phosphomevalonate kinase, peroxisomal (The sequence of the model RefSeq protein was modified relative to this genomic sequence to represent the inferred CDS: inserted 2 bases in 2 codons; substituted 1 base at 1 genomic stop codon), whose amino-acid sequence MAVVASAPGKVLMTGGYLVLERPNAGIVLSTNARFYAIVKPLYEEIKPESWAWMSNFLIRFQVWTDVKLTSPQMARETMYKLYLKHSKLQSVSSSESRNPFVEHAVQYAIAAAHATFDKDKKDALHKLLLQGLDITILGCNEFYSYRNQIEARGLPLTPESLASLPPFASITFNAEESTGENHKPEVAKTGLGSSAAMTTAVVAALLHYLCVVNLSCLTEDDVADLDVVHVIAQTAHCIAQGKVGSGFDVSSAVYGSQRYIRFSPEVLSSSQVCFAVHLFDYFVGRVCSXILDKVTFSQFCPSLNLLLGEPGSGGSSTPSMVGAVKKWQRSDPQDSLETWRRLSEGTLXLELHLNTLSKLTERHYNAYECIINACSLLPAEKWLERANEPTQAEIVKELLGARDAMLWIRYQMRKMGEVAGIPIEPESQSQLLDATMNMEGVLLAGIPGAGGFDAVFAVSLADSXKNVTKAWSSVNVLAMLVREDPRGVSLENNDPRAKEITTAVSSIQLE is encoded by the exons ATGGCAGT AGTTGCCTCTGCTCCTGGAAAGGTTTTAATGACAGGAGGTTATCTTGTTTTGGAGAGGCCTAATGCTGGTATTGTACTCAGCACAAATGCTCGTTTTTATGCAATTGTGAAGCCACTTTATGAGGAAATTAAACCTGAAAGTTGGGCATGGATGA GCAATTTTCTTATTCGTTTTCAGGTATGGACAGATGTTAAATTGACTTCACCTCAGATGGCAAGAGAAACCATGTATAAACTGTATCTTAAACACTCGAAGCTTCAATCTGTTTCTTCAAG TGAATCAAGAAACCCCTTCGTAGAACACGCGGTGCAGTATGCCATTGCTGCAGCCCATGCAACATTTGACAAAGATAAGAAGGATGCATTACACAAACTACTTCTGC AAGGTCTTGACATAACTATCTTGGGTTGCAATGAGTTCTATTCGTATCGGAATCAG ATTGAAGCACGTGGGCTCCCTCTTACACCTGAGTCATTGGCTTCGCTGCCACCTTTCGCTTCAATCACCTTTAACGCAGAAGAATCAACTGGAGAAAATCATAAGCCTGAAGTGGCAAAGACTGGATTAGGGTCATCAGCAGCTATGACAACTGCAGTTGTTGCTGCCTTGCTTCATTATCTTTGCGTTGTTAACCTCTCCTGTTTGACTGAGGATGATGTCGCTGATCTTGATGTAGTTCATGTGATAGCTCAAACTGCCCATTGCATTGCACAGGGTAAAGTTGGCAGTGGGTTTGATGTTAGTTCAGCCGTTTATGGCAGTCAGCGGTATATCCGATTTTCACCTGAAGTTCTCTCTTCTTCTCAGGTCTGCTTTGCTGTCCATCTCTTTGATTATTTTGTAGGCAGAGTTTGCTCGTAGATATTAGATAAAGTAACATTTTCCCAGTTTTGTCCGAGTCTCA ATTTG TTACTCGGAGAACCGGGTAGTGGAGGATCTTCAACACCATCGATGGTTGGGGCTGTTAAGAAATGGCAGAGGTCCGACCCTCAGGATTCTCTAGAAACATGGAGAAGGCTATCAGAAGGAACTC CGCTTGAACTGCACCTTAATACCTTAAGTAAATTGACTGAGAGACATTATAATGCTTACGAATGCATCATCAATGCCTGCAGCCTGCTTCCTGCTGAAAA GTGGTTGGAGCGAGCTAATGAACCAACTCAAGCAGAAATTGTTAAAGAATTATTAGGAGCTCGAGATGCTATGCTTTGGATTAGGTATCAAATGCGCAAGATGGGAGAGGTTGCAGGAATTCCA ATAGAACCAGAATCACAGTCTCAGCTTCTAGATGCTACGATGAATATGGAGGGAGTTTTGTTAGCTGGCATTCCTGGTGCTGGTGGATTCGATGCAGTTTTTGCAGTCTCTTTGGCAGATT AAAAAAATGTGACTAAAGCTTGGAGTTCGGTCAATGTTCTTGCTATGCTAGTAAGAGAAGATCCTCGCGGTGTGTCCTTGGAAAACAATGATCCTCGAGCAAAGGAAATTACTACAGCTGTTTCTTCAATTCAGCTGGAATAA
- the LOC104243677 gene encoding pentatricopeptide repeat-containing protein At1g31920 — MVRTSVFHQTPLLIPHEDHAKTPEFNFNLKEQEWIYMIKKSNNMKELKQVHGQILKLGLICSSFCAGSLLATCALSEWGSMDYACSIFGKISDPGSFEYNTVIRGHVKDMNLEEALLWYIHMIEEEVEPDNFSYPALLKVCARFRALKEGKQIHGQIFKFGQDDDVFVQNSLINMYGKCGEIKESCIVFEQMDQRTIASWSALIAAHANLGLWSECLKLFGDLNSERCWRAEESTLVSVISACTHLDALDFGKATHGYLVRNMSGLNVIVETSLIDMYVKCGSLDKGLFLFQIMANKNQMSYSAIISGLALHGRGEEALRIYHEMLKERIEADDVVYVGVLSACSHAGLVEEGLKCFNRMRLEHRIEPTIQHYGCMIDLLGRAGRLDEALELIKGMPMEPNSVLWRSLLSGCRVHQNVELGELAAENLFQLNSRNASDYVMLCNMYAKAKMWEKKAVTRTKMANEGISQVPGSCLVEVNRKMYKFVSQDRSHPCSEEVYEMLHQMEWQLKFEGYSPDTSLVLYDVDEEEKRQRLSTHCQKLAIAFALIKTSQSSPIRIVRNVRMCSDCHTYTKLISMIYEREIVVRDRNRFHQFKDGTCSCKDYW; from the coding sequence ATGGTGAGGACTTCAGTCTTTCATCAGACTCCCTTGCTGATACCCCATGAAGATCATGCAAAAACCCCAGAATTCAACTTCAACTTGAAGGAACAAGAATGGATTTATATGATCAAGAAAAGCAACAATATGAAGGAATTGAAGCAAGTCCATGGCCAAATCTTGAAACTTGGATTAATTTGTAGCTCTTTTTGTGCAGGCAGTCTTTTAGCTACTTGTGCACTTTCAGAATGGGGCAGCATGGACTATGCTTGTTCGATTTTCGGGAAAATCAGTGATCCAGGTTCATTTGAATACAATACTGTAATAAGGGGACATGTTAAAGATATGAACTTAGAAGAAGCTCTACTTTGGTATATTCATATGATTGAAGAAGAGGTTGAACCAGATAATTTCTCATATCCTGCACTTCTTAAGGTGTGTGCTCGATTTCGGGCCCTCAAAGAAGGAAAACAGATTCATGGGCAAATCTTCAAGTTTGGACAAGACGATGATGTGTTTGTGCAGAACAGTTTGATCAATATGTATGGAAAGTGTGGAGAAATTAAGGAATCTTGCATTGTGTTTGAGCAAATGGATCAAAGGACTATAGCTTCTTGGAGTGCACTTATTGCAGCTCATGCAAATTTGGGACTATGGTCTGAGTGCCTCAAACTTTTTGGTGATTTGAACTCTGAGAGATGTTGGAGGGCAGAGGAAAGTACATTAGTGAGTGTGATTTCTGCTTGTACTCATTTGGATGCCCTTGATTTTGGCAAAGCCACGCATGGATATCTTGTAAGGAACATGAGTGGTCTCAATGTTATAGTAGAGACTTCCTTAATAGACATGTATGTTAAATGTGGAAGTCTGGACAAAGGGTTGTTTCTCTTCCAAATAATGGCAAACAAGAATCAGATGTCCTATAGTGCCATAATCTCAGGGCTGGCATTGCACGGGCGTGGAGAGGAAGCTCTAAGGATCTACCATGAAATGCTCAAAGAAAGAATAGAAGCAGATGATGTTGTTTATGTAGGGGTTTTGAGTGCTTGTAGTCATGCTGGACTGGTTGAAGAAGGGCTAAAATGCTTCAATAGGATGAGGCTGGAGCATCGGATAGAGCCAACGATTCAGCATTATGGGTGCATGATTGATCTCTTGGGGCGAGCTGGTAGGCTCGACGAGGCTTTGGAGCTCATCAAGGGCATGCCTATGGAGCCAAACAGCGTCTTGTGGAGAAGTCTGCTAAGTGGTTGCAGAGTTCATCAGAATGTTGAGTTGGGAGAATTAGCAGCCGAGAATCTCTTTCAGTTGAACTCGCGAAATGCAAGTGACTATGTTATGCTCTGCAATATGTATGCAAAAGCTAAAATGTGGGAAAAGAAGGCTGTGACTCGGACCAAAATGGCTAATGAAGGGATAAGTCAAGTCCCTGGCTCTTGCTTGGTTGAAGTAAACAGAAAGATGTACAAGTTTGTGTCACAAGATAGGTCACATCCATGCAGTGAAGAGGTCTATGAGATGCTTCACCAAATGGAATGGCAGCTGAAATTTGAAGGGTATTCGCCAGATACATCACTGGTTTTGTATGATGTagatgaagaagaaaagaggCAAAGATTGAGCACTCATTGTCAAAAGTTGGCAATTGCATTTGCACTTATAAAAACATCTCAGAGTTCTCCAATAAGGATAGTAAGAAATGTCAGGATGTGTAGTGATTGTCACACATACACTAAACTAATTTCCATGATTTACGAAAGAGAAATTGTTGTTAGGGACAGAAATCGGTTCCACCAATTCAAAGATGGAACCTGCTCTTGTAAAGACTACTGGTGA